One Mycolicibacterium goodii genomic region harbors:
- a CDS encoding response regulator — MSDKVRVVVGDDHPMFREGVVRALTSSGDIDVVAEADNGADALELIKVHRPAVALLDYRMPQLDGAQVAAAVVRDELPTRVLLVSAHDESAIVYTALQQGAAGFLSKESTRGELVSAVLSCAKGRDVIAPHLAAGLAGEIRRRNEPDAPALSPREREVLVLIAQGHSIPAMAKQLYLAPSTVKTHVQRLYEKLGVSDRAAAVAEAMRRRLLD, encoded by the coding sequence ATGTCGGACAAGGTGCGGGTGGTCGTGGGCGATGACCATCCGATGTTCCGCGAGGGCGTGGTGCGGGCCTTGACCTCCAGCGGCGACATCGACGTGGTGGCCGAGGCCGACAACGGCGCCGACGCCCTCGAACTCATCAAGGTTCACCGGCCCGCCGTCGCGCTGCTGGACTACCGCATGCCGCAACTCGACGGAGCCCAGGTGGCCGCCGCCGTCGTCCGCGACGAACTGCCCACCCGTGTCCTGCTGGTATCTGCGCACGACGAGTCCGCGATCGTCTACACGGCGCTTCAGCAGGGCGCCGCCGGATTCCTGTCCAAGGAGTCCACCCGCGGCGAACTGGTCAGCGCGGTGCTGTCGTGCGCCAAGGGGCGCGATGTCATCGCGCCCCACCTGGCGGCCGGGCTCGCGGGCGAGATCCGCCGCCGCAACGAGCCGGACGCTCCGGCGCTGAGCCCGCGCGAGCGCGAGGTACTCGTTCTCATCGCGCAGGGCCACAGCATTCCCGCGATGGCCAAGCAGCTGTATCTGGCCCCGTCGACGGTGAAGACCCACGTGCAGCGGCTCTACGAGAAGCTCGGCGTGAGTGACCGTGCGGCCGCGGTCGCCGAGGCGATGCGACGGCGGCTGCTGGACTGA
- a CDS encoding MFS transporter — MTAQPAPVVWQGHTRGSSDYRRLLAALFCAGVATFAQLYSPQAVLPLIATDLGTGAAHAALAISAATIGLAVGVIPWAALADRVGRVQVITVSVVIATVLGLLVPFAPTYELLLCGRFAEGLVLAGVPAVAVAYLTEEINAGHAARAAGTYVAGTTIGGLAGRLVTGPVAEFAGWRVGVLTVALLCGMAALAFVKLAPAAQGFTPARSHRDLGRRLMTNLRSPRQLALFTQGFLLMGGFVAVYNFLGFRLSAAPFGLPQTAVSLVFLAYLAGTWASARAGAEATSFGRKPVLLASIATMIAGVAITLSGNVVVVLVGLVVATAGFFGAHAIASGWVGSGAGDSKAQASALYNLFYYGGSSAVGWAGGLAFDAAGWPAVAGTVMGLAALAGLIAFALAR, encoded by the coding sequence GTGACTGCCCAACCCGCACCCGTCGTCTGGCAAGGGCATACACGTGGCTCCAGCGACTACCGCCGCCTGCTGGCCGCGCTCTTCTGCGCCGGGGTGGCGACGTTCGCACAGTTGTACTCGCCGCAGGCGGTCCTGCCGCTGATCGCGACCGACCTCGGCACCGGGGCCGCCCACGCCGCCCTTGCGATCTCCGCCGCCACCATCGGCCTCGCGGTCGGCGTGATCCCATGGGCCGCGCTCGCCGACCGTGTCGGCCGCGTCCAGGTGATCACCGTCTCGGTCGTCATCGCGACGGTGCTCGGTCTGCTCGTGCCGTTCGCGCCCACCTACGAGCTGCTGCTGTGCGGCCGGTTCGCCGAAGGCCTCGTGCTGGCCGGCGTCCCCGCCGTGGCCGTGGCGTACCTGACCGAGGAGATCAACGCCGGACACGCCGCACGGGCCGCGGGCACGTACGTCGCGGGCACCACGATCGGTGGGCTCGCCGGCAGGCTCGTGACCGGCCCGGTCGCCGAGTTCGCCGGGTGGCGCGTCGGCGTGCTGACGGTCGCGCTGCTGTGCGGCATGGCGGCGCTGGCGTTCGTCAAGCTCGCCCCGGCCGCGCAGGGGTTCACCCCGGCGCGCAGCCACCGGGATCTCGGCCGTCGGCTCATGACCAACCTGCGCTCACCGCGGCAACTTGCGCTGTTCACCCAGGGGTTCCTCCTGATGGGCGGGTTCGTCGCGGTGTACAACTTCCTGGGCTTCCGACTCTCGGCCGCCCCGTTCGGGCTTCCGCAGACCGCGGTGAGCCTCGTGTTCCTGGCTTACCTGGCCGGCACCTGGGCCTCGGCGCGGGCCGGGGCCGAGGCCACAAGCTTCGGCCGTAAACCCGTGCTGCTGGCGTCCATCGCGACGATGATCGCCGGGGTCGCCATCACGCTGAGCGGCAACGTGGTCGTGGTGCTGGTGGGCCTGGTGGTCGCCACCGCGGGATTCTTCGGTGCGCACGCCATCGCGTCGGGCTGGGTCGGCAGTGGGGCCGGGGATTCCAAGGCGCAGGCGTCGGCGCTGTACAACCTGTTCTATTACGGCGGTTCCAGCGCCGTGGGATGGGCCGGTGGCCTGGCGTTCGACGCCGCGGGCTGGCCCGCCGTCGCCGGAACCGTCATGGGCCTGGCCGCGCTGGCCGGTCTGATCGCGTTTGCCTTGGCGCGGTAG
- a CDS encoding LysR family transcriptional regulator: MHLDELSWFVVLAETQHVTDAAAELGISQPTLSRALARLEDELGVPLFDRINRRLQLNAYGEILLEHARRTITEMRSAAERIAAMRDPDTGLVRLAFLHSQAGSFVPDLLRRFRAQAPRVQFSLVQGAAHELVERLAGGQADLAITSPRPEGFRWRGLYVERLCLAVPREHRLASRSRIRLADAGAEPFVALAPGFGLRQLTDELCAEAGIEPRVVFEAMEIPTMEGLVAAGFGVAVVPVPRPGRAEPGAAYVPLAQPSAKRQLGLAWAADRPLPPAAERFAQFVIRITHEAE, encoded by the coding sequence ATGCACCTGGACGAGCTGAGCTGGTTCGTCGTGCTCGCCGAGACCCAGCATGTCACCGATGCGGCGGCCGAACTCGGTATCAGCCAGCCGACGCTGTCGCGTGCGCTGGCCCGGCTCGAGGATGAACTGGGCGTCCCGCTGTTCGACCGGATCAACCGCAGGCTGCAACTCAATGCGTATGGCGAGATCCTGCTGGAGCACGCACGCCGCACGATCACCGAAATGCGTTCGGCTGCCGAGCGGATCGCGGCGATGCGTGACCCGGACACCGGCCTGGTGCGGCTGGCGTTCCTGCATTCGCAGGCCGGCTCGTTCGTTCCCGACCTGCTGCGGCGGTTCCGTGCGCAGGCCCCGCGTGTGCAGTTCAGCCTGGTTCAGGGCGCCGCGCACGAACTCGTCGAGCGGCTCGCCGGCGGGCAGGCCGATCTCGCGATCACATCGCCGCGGCCCGAGGGGTTCCGGTGGCGCGGGCTGTACGTGGAGCGGCTGTGTCTGGCGGTCCCGCGTGAACACCGGTTGGCCTCGCGGTCCCGGATCCGATTGGCCGACGCGGGCGCCGAACCGTTCGTCGCGCTGGCGCCCGGCTTCGGGTTGCGGCAACTGACCGACGAGCTGTGCGCGGAGGCCGGCATCGAACCGCGCGTGGTGTTCGAGGCGATGGAGATCCCGACGATGGAGGGTCTGGTCGCGGCCGGTTTCGGCGTGGCCGTGGTGCCGGTGCCGCGCCCGGGACGCGCCGAACCCGGTGCGGCGTACGTTCCGCTGGCACAACCATCGGCCAAGCGGCAGTTGGGGCTCGCGTGGGCGGCCGACCGGCCGCTGCCGCCCGCCGCGGAACGCTTCGCGCAATTTGTAATACGCATTACGCATGAAGCTGAGTGA
- a CDS encoding acyl-CoA dehydrogenase family protein, protein MDFAMSAKAADYHKRLTDFMVEFVFPAEADYHAYREEKGPKDHTVPPIVEELKVKARDRGLWNLFLPSVSGLTNLEYAPLAEISGWSMEIAPEALNCQAPDTGNMETLHLFASEAQRKQWLEPLLAGEIRSAFAMTEPAVASSDARNIETTMLRDGDHYVINGRKWWITGAADPRCKILIVMGRTNPDAASHQQQSMILVPVDTPGVDIQRSLPVFGWQDQHGHCEIVFDNVRVPVENLLDVEGSGFAIAQARLGPGRIHHCMRALGAAERALALMVDRVQKRVAFGKPLAEQGVVREAIAKSRNEIDQARLLCEKAAWTIDAEGNKAAHVLVSQIKSVAPQIACNVIDRAIQVHGAAGVSDDFPLARLYAWHRAMRLFDGPDEVHMRTIARSELGREKSPLALAVTK, encoded by the coding sequence ATGGACTTCGCGATGTCTGCCAAGGCGGCTGACTACCACAAGCGGCTCACCGACTTCATGGTCGAATTCGTGTTTCCCGCCGAGGCGGACTACCACGCCTACCGCGAGGAGAAGGGCCCCAAGGACCACACCGTCCCGCCCATCGTCGAGGAACTGAAGGTCAAGGCCAGGGACCGGGGCCTGTGGAACCTGTTCTTGCCGTCGGTGTCGGGCCTGACCAACCTGGAGTACGCACCGCTGGCTGAGATCAGCGGCTGGAGCATGGAGATCGCTCCCGAGGCGCTCAACTGCCAGGCCCCGGACACCGGCAACATGGAGACGCTGCACCTGTTCGCCAGCGAGGCACAGCGCAAGCAGTGGCTGGAACCTCTGCTGGCCGGTGAGATCCGCAGTGCCTTCGCGATGACCGAGCCGGCCGTGGCGTCCAGCGATGCCCGCAACATCGAGACCACGATGCTGCGCGACGGCGACCACTACGTCATCAACGGCCGCAAGTGGTGGATCACCGGCGCGGCCGATCCGCGCTGCAAGATCCTGATCGTCATGGGCCGCACAAATCCGGACGCCGCGAGCCATCAGCAGCAATCGATGATCCTGGTGCCGGTCGACACCCCTGGTGTCGACATCCAGCGGTCCCTGCCGGTGTTCGGGTGGCAGGACCAGCACGGTCACTGCGAGATCGTGTTCGACAACGTGCGGGTGCCCGTCGAGAACCTCCTCGACGTCGAGGGCAGCGGGTTCGCGATCGCGCAGGCACGCCTGGGGCCCGGCCGCATCCACCACTGCATGCGGGCCCTCGGTGCGGCCGAGCGCGCGCTGGCGCTCATGGTCGACCGCGTGCAGAAGCGCGTGGCGTTCGGCAAGCCGCTGGCGGAGCAGGGTGTGGTGCGTGAGGCGATCGCCAAGTCCCGCAACGAGATCGACCAGGCCCGGCTGCTGTGCGAGAAGGCCGCCTGGACCATCGACGCCGAGGGCAACAAGGCCGCACACGTCCTGGTCAGCCAGATCAAATCGGTGGCCCCGCAAATCGCGTGCAACGTGATCGACCGCGCGATCCAGGTGCACGGGGCTGCAGGCGTGAGCGACGACTTCCCGCTCGCGCGGCTGTACGCGTGGCACCGCGCGATGCGCCTGTTCGACGGGCCCGACGAGGTCCACATGCGCACGATCGCCCGCTCCGAGCTGGGCC